One genomic segment of Panicum virgatum strain AP13 chromosome 2N, P.virgatum_v5, whole genome shotgun sequence includes these proteins:
- the LOC120662543 gene encoding probable nucleolar protein 5-1 — MAMDDEYAYINPERTRTLLETPSGFALFDVDDDALKEADDTWVYFRDVDTAKNVMFTLGFVKFDDKTTAWDGQTGPSNELIRLIRRYCKGRKHLIVQSADIKVIIEEKLNVKCSYDKNVVDELVWGMKNVLREFILQEKYNVTREYRCLPVSKGLKQCLKDHLINLSTTELDANFIPKIGLLHYLNITLKQVPRMLRESYGDHVCRIGEHIKSNSMYARVLARILVPELAPEYDFCKMLSPDLALKIQEADKSATKYRDEQLTMHDREIIMGALSILLSVPKQRDDIMICVKLMEAEMCTRLMLLEDPHEKFVRVPTNLKHSTFRRTLLETPSGFAIFDVNEDVFRWPRHMWVRFIDAREARQVVLALGFVNVKDNSIAQNSYDGPGQELSSLILNLCGHDTKLIVQDDAHRGKTC; from the exons ATGGCAATGGACGACGAGTATGCGTATATTAATCCTGAACGGACGAGAACACTACTGGAGACACCCTCAGGCTTCGCCCTGTTTGATGTTGATGATGATGCACTCAAAGAAGCTGAT GATACCTGGGTGTATTTTAGGGATGTAGATACTGCAAAAAAT GTTATGTTTACCCTTGGCTTTGTGAAGTTTGATGACAAAACTACTGCTTGGGATGGTCAGACAGGTCCTAGCAATGAACTCATCCGTCTAATTCGAAGATACTGCAAGGGTAGAAAGCATCTTATTGTTCAAAGTGCTGATATTAAAGTCATTATTGAGGAAAAGCTG AATGTCAAATGTTCATACGACAAAAATGTTGTTGATGAACTCGTTTGGGGGATGAAGAATGTCCTTCGTGAGTTTATTCTCCAAGAAAAGTACAACGTAACACGGGAGTACCGGTGTCTCCCGGTGAGCAAGGGATTGAAACAGTGTTTAAAAGATCATTTGATCAATTTGTCTACAACAGAG CTTGATGCAAATTTCATACCAAAAATTGGCTTATTACACTATCTCAACATAACTTTAAAGCAAGTTCCCAGGATGTTGAGGGAGTCATATGGTGACCATGTTTGTAGAATTGGTGAACATATTAAAAGTAACTCGATGTATGCCAGAGTCCTTGCAAGAATTCTTGTCCCTGAGTTGGCACCAGAATATGATTTCTGTAAG ATGTTGTCACCTGACTTAGCACTGAAGATCCAAGAAGCAGATAAATCTGCAACTAAATATCGAGATGAACAGCTTACCATGCATGACAGGGAAATTATTATGGGAGCTCTTAGTATCCTGTTGTCAGTTCCAAAACAAAGAGATGACATTATGATCTGTGTCAAGCTTATGGAAGCAGAAATGTGTACAAGATTGATGCTTCTTGAAGATCCACATGAAAAATTTGTAAG GGTACCTACAAATTTGAAGCACTCAACTTTTAGGAGGACACTCCTCGAGACTCCTTCaggttttgctatttttgatgTTAACGAGGATGTGTTTAGATGGCCTCGG CATATGTGGGTACGGTTTATCGATGCAAGGGAAGCACGTCAG GTTGTCTTAGCCCTCGGTTTCGTAAATGTTAAAGACAATTCTATTGCTCAGAACAGTTATGATGGTCCTGGCCAGGAGCTGAGTAGCCTTATTCTAAATCTGTGTGGACATGATACTAAATTGATTGTTCAAGATGATGCTCATAGAGGAAAAACTTGTTAG
- the LOC120658798 gene encoding uncharacterized protein LOC120658798, whose protein sequence is MNSNVNHFQKVKCFTKISNYDDCLGDLMWGLKNLLLEFIPQEKDNVTQEYYLPMSKGLQKSSKSYGFNVSLQQMDREFVYFLGYLVHLDWTSLILPIIFRKMFDQHVCQIGESIKNNVIYAKVIAHILVPEFADKFDLFKLLPSDQAHKAASVARDLQTSGKSICVRDKEAIMAVCDYLSSVHENRQRYVQFLKSECTKEELPRIRGHISLLNWWFCSVAKASSSDKLIVDAPDSVSDQIRDRHDAKTGEKAEKTAPG, encoded by the exons ATGAATTCTAATGTGAATCATTTTCAGAAGGTCAAATGTTTCACTAAAATTTCAAATTATGATGATTGTCTTGGTGATTTGATGTGGGGCCTAAAGAATCTCCTGCTTGAATTTATTCCCCAAGAGAAGGACAATGTAACTCAAGAGTATTATCTTCCAATGAGCAAGGGATTGCAAAAGTCCTCAAAATCATATGGATTTAATGTCTCACTTCAACAG ATGGATAGAGAGTTTGTATACTTTCTTGGTTATTTGGTACATCTTGACTGGACTTCATTGATTTTGCCTATCATCTTCCGCAAAATGTTTGATCAACATGTTTGTCAGATTGGTGAATCAATTAAAAATAATGTGATATATGCAAAAGTGATTGCACATATCCTTGTTCCTGAGTTTGCAGACAAATTTGATTTATTCAAG TTGCTACCTAGTGATCAAGCACATAAGGCTGCGAGTGTAGCAAGAGATTTACAAACATCGGGGAAATCTATCTGTGTACGTGACAAAGAGGCCATAATGGCAGTTTGTGATTATCTTTCATCTGTTCATGAAAACAGACAGCGCTATGTGCAGTTTCTCAAATCTGAGTGTACAAAAGAGGAATTGCCAAGAATCAGGGGGCACATTAGTCTACTGAACTGGTGGTTTTGTTCAGTGGCAAAAGCTTCTAGTTCAGATAAGTTGATAGTTGATGCTCCGGACAGTGTGTCCGATCAAATTAGAGATAGACATGATGCTAAGACTGGAGAAAAGGCTGAGAAGACAGCCCCAGGTTGA